The genomic region GGCTCGGAGCGGCGGGCGCACCGCGTGGATCCGGTCGGACCGCCGCTGTACCGCGCCGCCGGCGTGGGACGTCGCGGGATGCTGCGACCCGTCGACCTCGAGCTGCACCCGGGCGAGGTGGTCGGCATCGCCGGGCTCCGCGGATCCGGCCGCACCGAGCTCGCGCGCCTGCTCGCGGGCGCCGACCGGGCCGACGGCGGCGTGGTGACGCTCGGCGGGCGCGACGTGGTGATCGACCGGCCGGCCGACGCGCTGCGGAACCGCGTCGCGCTCTCCGCGGAGGACCGCGGCGCCGAGGGCCTCATCGGCGAGCTGAGCGTGCGGGAGAACATCGTGCTCACCCTGCAGGCGCTGCGCGGCTGGGCGCATCCGCTCTCGAAGGCCGAGCGCCAGGACCTCGTCGAGCGGCACATCGAGCACTTCGGCATCACGCCGGCGGATCCCGCGACGCCCGCCGGCGAGCTCTCCGGCGGCAACCAGCAGAAGGTGCTGCTCGCGCGCTGGCTGGCGATCCGGCCGCGCGTGCTGATCCTCGACGAGCCGACCCGCGGCGTCGACATCCGCGCGAAGGTCGACATCCAGGCGCACATCGCGCAGCTCGCGCTCGAAGGCGTGGCCGTGGTGTTCATCTCCAGCGCGTTCGACGAGCTCGTGCGCGTGAGCGACCGGATCGTCGTGCTCAAGGACCGGGAGAAGATCGGCGAGCTGGCCAACGGGCCGGGCGTGACGGTCGACACGCTCGTCGAGCTGATCGCGGCGCCCGCCGAGGAGGACGACGAGGGGGACTTCCCGCTGCCGGAGCTGCCGGAGCTACTGGACCTGCCGGAGCCGCCCCGGCGCTGAGGCGCGATCGCAACTCCTGCACCCTTGTGCCGCCGGAACTGTTACCGGTAACATCCCGAGCACGCGGCAGCACCCCGCGAACCGCGACGTCCGGTCCCCGAGGACCGGAACGGGACGCCGACGTCCCGCCATCTCAAGGAGGAGATACATGTCCACGAAGAGGCGCATCGCCACCATCGCCGCAGCCGGGGCCATCGCCCTCGGCCTCGCGGCCTGCAGCAGCAACTCCGGCACCGGATCCACGGCGGGCGGCGCCGCGGACAGCGGCGGCGAGACGGCCACCGTCGGCTTCGTCGCGGTCGGCCCCGAGGGCGCCTGGCGCCAGGCCAACGAGAAGGACATCCAGGACACCTTCACGAAGGAGGCCGGGTTCGACCTCAAGTACGCGCCCGCCACCAACAACGACCAGAAGTCGCAGATCGACGCGTTCACGTCGTTCGTCGACGAGGGCGTCGACGTGATCCTGCTCTCGGCCACCGAGGGATCCGGCTGGGAGGACTCGCTCGAGCGCGCCAAGGAGGCCGAGATCCCCGTGGTCCTCATCGACCGCGGCATCGAGCCGGACGACGACTCGCTCTACGCGACCCGCATCGCGCCCGACAACATCGCCGTCAGCTCGTCGGTCGCCGACTGGGCGAAGACCGCGCTGCCCGAGGGCGGCAAGTACTTCACCCTCGAGGGCCCGGCCGGCGTCTCGGTCGTCAACGAGCGCAACGAGGGCTGGGACGAGGTCATCGGCGCCGAGGGCTCCTTCACGAAGGTCGGCGCGCAGACCGCCAACTGGTCCACCGAGGAGGCGAAGAGCGTCTTCGAGACCGTGCTCAAGTCGAACGCGAACGACGTGCAGATGGTCTTCGCGCAGAACGACGAGATGGGCCTCGGCGCCGTCCAGGCCGTCGAGGAGGCGGGCCTCCCGCCCGGCGAGGACGTGAAGATCGCGACCATCGACGGCACGAAGAACGCGCTGCAGGCGCTGGCCGACGGGAAGCTCAGCTTCGTCGCCGAGTACAACCCGCTGTTCGGCGGCACCGCGCTCGAGGCCGTGCAGGCGCTGCTCGACGGCGAGAGCGTCGAGTCGTCGATCGTCGTCCCGTCCGACGTGTTCGACTCGCCCGAGAAGGCCGCCACCGCGCTGCCCGACCGGAAGTTCTGACCCGCCCGCACGGACACCCGCGGCGGGGCGGACCATCCGCCCCGCCGCCCACCCGCCCGGCGACGACGCCGGCGGAGGAACGGAGCACGCGCCATGCAGGCACCCAGCCCGATCGTCGAAATGCAGGGCATCACCATCTCCTTCCCCGGCGTCAAGGCGCTCGACGGGGTGAGCTTGAGGCTCTTCCCGGGCGAGGTCCACACGCTCATGGGCGAGAACGGCGCCGGGAAGTCGACGCTCATCAAGGCGCTCACGGGCGTGTACGGGATCGACTCCGGCCGCGTGGTCGTCGCCGGCACCGAGCGCCGCCTCTCCGGCACCGCCGACGCGCAGTCCGCCGGGATCTCCACGGTCTACCAGGAGGTCAACCTCTGCGGGAACCTCACCATCGGCGAGAACGTCATGCTCGGCCACGAGCGGCGCGGCCGGTTCGGCATCGACTGGAAGGGCACGCACGCCGCCGCCTCCGAGGTGCTGGCGCGCGTGGGGCTCGGGCACCTGGATCCGCGCACCCCGCTCTCCTCGCTCAGCCTCGCGCTGCAGCAGCTCGTCGCCATCAGCCGCGCGACCGTCGTCGACGCCCGCGTGCTGATCCTCGACGAGCCGACCTCCAGCCTCGACGCCGACGAGGTCGAGGGCCTCTTCCGCGTGATGCGCCGCCTCCGCGACGAGGGCGTCGCCATCCTCTTCGTCTCCCACTTCCTCGACCAGGTCTTCGCGATCAGCGACCGCCTCACGGTGCTCCGCAACGGGAGGCTCGTGGGCGAGCACCTCACGCGCGACATCGACCGGGCCGGGCTCATCGCCCTGATGATCGGCAAGGACCTGCAGGCCCTCCGCTCCCTCGACCGCGAGCGCGCCTCGCGGCAGGTGGCCGACGGCGAGCCCGTGTACCGGGCCACCGGGATCGGCCGGAAGGGCTCGCTCGACGCGACCGACGTGGAGCTCCGCCGCGGCGAGGTCGTGGGCCTCGCCGGGCTGCTGGGATCCGGCCGCACCGAGCTCGCGCGCCTCCTCTACGGCGTCGACCGGCCCGACACCGGATCCGTGACCATGGACGGCCGGACCGTCGCGATCTCCTCCCCCGCGAAGGCGCTGAGGCACCGCATCGCGTTCTCGAGCGAGAACCGCCGCGACGAGGGGATCATCCGCGACCTCAGCGTGCGGGAGAACCTCGTGCTCGCCGTGCAGGCGAAGCGCGGTTGGGCACGTCCCCTGGCGCGCAAGGAGAAGGACCGCATCGTCGCGAAGTACCTCACCGAGCTCAACGTGCGGCCCGCGGATCCCGACCGGCCCATCCGCAACCTGTCCGGCGGCAACCAGCAGAAGGTGCTGCTCGGCAGGTGGCTCGCGACCGAGCCGGAGCTGCTGATCCTCGACGAGCCGACCCGCGGGATCGACGTGGGCGCGAAGGCGGAGATCCAAGAGCAGGTCGCGGCCCTCGCCGACACGGGCGTCGCCGTCGTCTTCATCTCCTCGGAGCTCGAGGAGGTGGTGCGGCTCAGCGACCGGATCGTCGTGCTCAAGGACCACCGCAAGATCGCCGAGCTGGAGGCGGGACCCGACGTGACGGCCCAGTCCATCGTCGCCGCCATCGCGGAGGAGGGTGTCTCCGACATCGCGCTCGAGACTGTGCCCGACACCGCCCACCCCACCGCGCCCGAGGAGGCCGCACGATGAGCGACACCACCCCCGCGAAGCGGAGCGCGCGCCCGCTCGGCGACGTGCTGCACCGGCCCTGGTTCTGGGGCACGGTCGCGATCGTGCTGCTGCTGGCGATCAACGTGGCGAAGGACCCCGGCTACCTCGCGCTGTCGGTGAACCCGGACACGGGGAACCTGGTGGGCAACCTCGTCGACATCCTCCGGGCCGCCGCGCCCGTGCTCATGATCGCGGTCGGCATGTGCCTCGTGGTCGCCACGGGCGGCATCGACCTCAGCGTCGGCTCGATCATGGTGGTCGCCGGCGCCGTCTCCATGGAGTTCCTCAAGGCCGCCGGATCCGACTCGCTCGGCGTCGCGCTCGGCGCGATGGGCCTCGCGCTCCTCATCGCCGGGATCCTCGGCGCGGTCAACGGCATGCTCGTCTCGGTCGTGGGGCTGCAGCCGTTCATCAGCACGCTCGTGATCATGCTCGCCGGCCGCGGCCTCGCGAAGGTCATCACGGCGGGCCAGAACACGGCCGCCGCCAACGAGCCGTTCCGCTGGGTCGCGAACGGCTACCTCGTGGGGCTGCCGGTGGTGTTCCTGCTGGCCGTGCTGATCACGATCGGCGTGGCCGTGCTCGTGCGGCGGAGCGCGCTCGGCCTCATGATCGAGGCGATCGGCATGGATCCCCAAGCCGCGCGCCTCGCGGGCCTCGACCGCCGCGCGCTCCTGTTCACCGCCTACATCGCGAGCGGCCTGCTCGCGGGCGTCGCGGGGATCTTCGCCACCGCCAGCGTCATGACGGTCGACGTCTCCCGCACCGGCTACCAGCTGGAGCTCGACGCGATCCTCGCGGTCGTGATCGGCGGCACCTCGCTCGCGGGCGGCAAGTTCCACCTGCTCGGGGCCGCCGTCGGCGCGCTCCTCATCGCGACCCTCGACAAGACCGTCGTGTTCCTCGGCATATCGTCGTCGGCCACGCCGGCGTTCAAGGCGATCGTGATCGTCGCGATCGTGCTCCTGCAGTCCCGGCGCGTCCGCGCGCTGTTCACCAGGCGCCGCCCGGCGGCGCCCACCCCCGTGCCGACCGAGAAGGAGGCCGTGCCCGCATGAGCGCCACGACGATCCAGCCGCCCCTGACCCCGACGCCCGCGCCGGGACCCGGCACCGCATCCCGGCCGCCGCGCCGCCGCCTGCGCCTCCGGCTCGACTCGCTGCCGACGGTCGCCGCCCTGGTGATCCTGCTGGCGATGCTGGCGTACGGCGAGATCGCGTACGGCCGCATCCTGCAGGCCGCGACGCTGTCGAACCTGCTCATCAACAACGCGCACGTCATCGTGCTGGCGGTGGGCCTCACCTTCGTGATCCTCACGGGCGGCATCGACCTGTCCGTCGGCGCGATCGTCGCCGCCAGCAGCGTCGCGGGCGTGCTGCTCGCGAACGCGGGCTGGGACCCCTGGGTGGTGATGGTGCTGATGATCCTCATCGGCACGGCATCCGGCGTCGTCTCGGGCGTGCTGATCCAGTTCTTCGACGTGCAGCCGTTCATCGCGACGCTCGCGATGATGTTCCTCGGCCGCGGCCTCGCCTCCATCCTCAGCACCGTGCCCGAGCGCCTCGACGACGCGTCGCCGCTGCGCTCGCTCGCCACGAACATGAAGGTGGTCGACGGCCCGAAGGTCAATGACGTCGTGACGACGCCGGGCGTGCTCATCGCGCTCGTGGTGGTGGCGGTCGCGTTCTTCGTGCTGCACCGCACGCGCCTCGGCCGCACCGTGTACGCGACCGGCGGATCCGAGCAGTCGGCCGCGCTCATGGGCCTGCCCGTTCGCCGCACCAAGCTCGCCGTCTACGTGATCAGCGGCACGCTCGCCGGCCTCGCCTCGGTGATCTACACGGCCCGGCTCGGCAGCGCGCAGAACATCACCGGCATCGGCTGGGAGCTCGACGCGATCGCCGCGACCGTGATCGGCGGCACCCTCCTCACGGGCGGCGTCGGCTTCGTGCTCGGCTCGGTCGTCGGCGCGCTCATGCTCGGCCTGATGAACGTGCTCATCACGCGCGACGGCGGCATCCCGCCCGAGGCGACCACGATCATCACGGGCGGGATCCTGCTGGTCTTCGTGCTGCTGCAGCGCGCGGTGATGGCGCGGCGGCGGCGGACATAGATCCCGTCGGAGGTGCGCGGGATCATGAGGGGACCGCGCCCGCCCGCCACGTCAGGATCCGCATGACCCACCCGCTCCCGCTGCACGTCACCGACGCCGACCTCGACGACCTGCGCGACCGGATCCGCCGCACCCGCTGGGCGCCGGAGTGGCCGGTCGAGCCGTGGGAGGCTGGCACCGACCAGGCGACACTGCGACGCCTCGCTGCTGTCTGGGCCGACGGGTTCGACTGGCGGGCGCGCGAGCGGGAGATCCGCGCGCTGCCGTGGGCGGTCGCCGACCTCGACGGCACGCCGATCTCCTACCTGCGCTTCGACGCCGAGCGCGCCGGCGGCCTGCCGATCGTCCTCACGAACGGCTGGCCGAGCTCCGCGCTCGAGATGGTGCCGCTCGCCGAGCGCCTGTCGCAGCCGTCCCGCTTCGGCGGCGACCCCGCCGACGCCGTCACCGTCATCGTGCCCGCGCTTCCCGGCTTCCCGCTCTCGCCGCAGCGGCCGCGCATCGACGAGCAGACCCACGAGCTCTGGCACCGGCTGATGACCGAGGAGCTGGGCTTCGCGCGGTACGCGGCGCACGGCGGCGACCTCGGCGCGGGGATCACGTCGCGGCTGGCGGAAGCGCACCCGGAGGCGGTGGCGGGGATCCACCTGATGGCGGTCGCCGCCCCGCGGGACCTCGACGAGGCGACGCTCACGGACGAGGAGCGCGTCCACGTGGACGAGGTGCGTGCGTGGGAGGCGACCGAGGGCGGCTACGAGCACCAGCAGCGGACGCGTCCGCTGACGCTCGCGCCCGCGCTGCAGGACTCGCCCGTCGGGCTGCTGTCGTGGATCCTCGAGAAGCACCGCGCGTGGAGCGACTGCGGCGGCGACGTGTCCCGCGTGTTCCGTGACGACCACCTGCTGACGCTGGCGTCGCTCTACTGGTTCACCGGATCCATCGGCACCTCGCTCCGCCCGTACTTCGCGTCCGGCTCCGGCCGCACCGCCCCGGTGGAGCGCGTGGAGGTGCCGACCGCGGTCGCCGTCTTCCCGCATGACCTGGTGCACCCGCCCCGGAGCTGGGCCGAGCGCACCTACGACGTCGTCCGATACACGACCATGCCGCGCGGCGGCCACTTCGCGCCGCACGAGGAGCCGGGGCTGCTGGCGGACGACATCACGGCGTTCCTACGGATGCTGCGGTAGCGACGGTCGTCAGCGGGCGGCGCTCTCCGCGTCCGGCACGCCGCCCGCCGGGATCGGCTCCATGTGCCCCAGCTCGATCACGTTCCCGTCGGGATCGCGGAGCTGGCGCTGGTACATGAACCCGAGGTCGACGGCCGGCCGGGGCTCGGATCCGCCGGCGTCGAGGCCCGCGGTCGCCCGCGCGTCCACGTCGGCGCGGCTGTCGAGCATGACCGCGGTGATCGCCGCGGCGCTCGACGACGGATCGCCCACCGGCACGTCGAGGAACGACTGGAAGAAGTCGCGCGTGAGGAGCATGAAGGCGCTGCGGTCGGCCTCGACCACGAGGCACGCGGCGTTCTCGTCGGTGAAGTCGGGGTTCACGGTGCAGCCGACGGCCTCGTAGAAGGCGATCGCGCGGGGCAGGTCGGTGACGGGCAGGTTGACGAAGATCATGGGCATGGGTCTCTCCTTCGAGACGCAGGGACCGCGGGCGATGCGGGTGCGCCCATGCTGACGACGCATGCCCATGCCCGTCAAGACGGACGGCCACCGGTCCCCCTGCGGGGATCCGGTGGCCGTCGTCGTGCGTGCGGCGGATCAGCGCTTCTTCAGCGCCCCCGTCGACCACAGCGCCACCGCGATGAGCACCGGCTGGAAGAACAGGCGGCCGAGGCGCTTGCCGTCGGTGTCGAGGCCGAAGCCGTCGCGCTTGTGCACGTACTGCGCGATGTTGCCCGGGAAGATCGCCGTGAAGAACGCGGCGGCCGCCCAGCCGGCGAGGCCGCGGCGCGAGCGCGCGAACAGCAGGGCCGAGCCGAGCGTGATCTCGACGATGCCGGATCCGACGACGGTCACGTCCTCGGGCACCGGCAGCGACTTCGGGACCTGCGCGCGGAACTCCTCGCGCGCGACCGTGAGGTGCGAGACCCCGGCGAACGCGAGGAACGATCCGAGCACGACGCGGGCGGCCGTGCGCGGGAAGGACGTGCGGGCGACGCCGGCCATCAGTCGTCCGAGACCGTGACGACGACCTCGATGTTGCCACGGGTCGCGTTCGAGTACGGGCAGACCTGGTGGGCCTGGTCGGCGAGCTCCTGGGCGAGGTCGTGCTCGACCCCGGGGATGACGACCTCGAGGTGCACGGCGAGCTGGTACCCGCCCTGGCCGTTGGATCCGATGCTCACGCGGCTGCCGACGCTCGAGTCGGCGATCTTCACCTTGCGCGCGCGGGCGACGCCCTGCAGCGCGGAGTGGAAGCACGCGGCGTAGCCGGCGGCGAAGAGCTGCTCGGGGTTCGCGCCCTCGCCGGATCCGCCCATGGCCTTGGGGATGGAGAGGTCGAGCGCGAGGTCGCTGTCGCTGACGGCCACGCGGCCGTCGCGGCCGGCTCCCGTGGCGAGGGCCTCCGCGGTGTAGAGGGCGTCCATGTCGGTTCCTTCCGTTCGTGGCCGCTCGTGGCGGCCGTGGGTGGGGATGGGTGGTGCGGATCAGGGGGTGCGGCTGCGCGCCGACGCCTCGGCCGGCCGCGTCGCGGGGTGCGCGAGCGCCTCGGCCGTGGCGTCCTGCACGCCCGCGGTCAGCAGGTGCAGGGTGGCGAGCAGCTGACGAGCGCGGTCGAGGTCGAGGCCCATGCCGCGGAAGATCGCCGCGGGCACGTGCGCGAGCTCGGCCCGGACAGTGCGGCCGCGCTCGGCGAGCGACACCGTGACCACGCGCTGGTCGGTGGAGACGCGGCGGCGGGTGATGAAGCCGGCCTCCTCCATCCGCGCGAGCAGCGGCGACAGCGTCCCCGAGTCGAGGTCGAGCTGCTGCCCGAGCTCGGTGACCGTGCGGTCGTCGCCCGACCACAGCAGCACCAGCACGAGGTACTGCGGGTAGGTGAGGCCCCACGGCGCGAGGAGCGCGCGGTACGCCTGGGTCGTGGATCGCGACGCCGTGTAGAGCGAGAAGCACACCAGCTCGTCGGCGATGCGCGCGGGCGGCGCGGTCTCGTCGGCGGGCGGGCAGCTCTCGGTTCCGGTCATGCTCCGACCTTGCCACGGAACAAGGTTGTGCGCAATCCATCTAGGGCGATGCCCAGCGGAAGAGCGCCGGCGCGTACCCTGGAGCGACATGATCACGAGACGAGAGGCCGCGCTGCGGCTGGGCATCCCGCTGGAGATGGCCACGCGCCACGGCATCCCGGGGCGCGTCCCGGAGTCCGAGATCGCCGCGATGGACCAGGATCCGCCCGGCTGGCTCGCGCAGTCCCGCGCGAACGCGACCGGCAAGCGCCCCGTCTGGGTGCAGCTCACGTGCGAGGTCTGCGGCTTCACCGAGGCCGTGCGCCCGAAGAAGTGGTGGCCGGAGTTCTCCTACCTCTCCTGCGAGCGGCACTCCCCCGACGAGCTGCCGGAGCCCGCGCTCGGCCTCGCCCGCCGCGAGGTCGACGGGATCGGCAGCCGATTCGTGGGCGTGGTGGACGAGCGGGCGTAGCGCTCTCCACGAGCGACCGGCCGGGTCACGCCGCGACGACCTCCGCGTGCATCCGCTCGTGCCCCGCCCCGCCCTCGCGCAGCGCCGGGCAGTGCTCCGGGGTCGGGTGCAGGCAGATGTCGATGACGCGGGTCAGCTCCTCGCGGGCGCGCTCGAGCTCGGCGATGGCGGCGGTGATCCGGTCGCGCTCGGAGCGGAGGAGCGCGAGCGACTCGGGCGCCGCGACGCCCGAGTCGACGCTCGGGAGCAGCTGGCGGATCGTGCGACTGGAGAGGCCCGCGGCGAACAGCTGCTGGATGAGCTGCACGCGCTCGACGGCGGTCTCCGGGTAGACGCGCTGGCCGCTCGTGGTGCGCTCGGCCGGCAGCAGGCCCTGCTCCTCGTAGTACCGGAGCGCCCGGGTGCTCACGCCCGCTCGCCCCGCCACGTCGCCGATCCGCAGCATGCCGCCCTCTTCCCTCGTGATCCGTCGGAGACGTCGATCTCGCGGGCGGACTTGCCCTTCACGTCGACGTCAACTCCTAGCGTAGGCCGCGCCGCACCCCGCGAACGGCGCGGGCGGCAGGAGGAATCACGCATGGACATCACCGATCAGGTCGCCCTCGTCACCGGCGCCAACCGCGGCATCGGCCGCACCTTCGTCGAGGAGCTCCTCGAGCGCGGCGCCCGCAAGGTCTACGCGACCGCGCGCCGGCCCGAGGCGATCGACATCCCCGGCGTCGAGGTGCTGCGCCTCGACCTCGCCGACGCCGCATCCGTGAGCGCCGCCGCCGAGGCCGCGCAGGACGTGACGCTCGTCGTCAACAACGCGGGCATCTCGACGGGCGCCGCGCTCATCACGGGCGACATGGCGGAGATCCGCCGCGAGATGGACACCCACTTCTACGGGACGCTCGGCGTGATCCGCGCCTTCGCGCCCGTGCTCGCGGCCAACGGCGGGGGCGCGATCGTCAACATCCTGTCGGCGCTGTCGTGGTTCTCGACCTCCGGCAACGGCGGCTACGCGGCGGCGAAGGCGGCCGAGTGGAACATGACCAACGCGGTGCGGCTGGAGCTCGCCGGGCAGGGCACGTTCGTGCAGGGCGTGCACCTCGGGGCGGCCGACACCGACATCATGGCCGGCTACGACGGCCCGATGATCGCCCCGCGCGACGTGGCCCGGGCGTCGCTCGACGGCGTGGCCGCGGGATCCGTCGAGGTCGTCGTCGACGGCTGGAGCCGCATGGTGAAGGACTCGCTGGCCGGCGACCCCGCCCCGTTCTACGAGAGGATGCGCGCGATCCTCGACTGACCGCCGCCGGGGATGGGCTGGCGGCCGATCGCCGGGGCAGGTCGGTCGCCGGGTCAGAGGGACTCGAGCACGTCGACCGCCTGCCGCACCCCGCCATCCCGCCGCATGAGCCCGCCCGCCTCGGCCGCCCGCTCGCGCCGGGACAGGGCGTCGCCCATCGCGGACACGAGGGCGTCGACCGACAGACGGCGCAGCGGGATCGGGGCGGCGGCCACCCCCTGCCGGTGCAGGTGAGCGGCCCAGAACGGCTGGTCGGCCATGAAGGGCACGACGACCGCGGGCACGCCCGCCCGGGCGACGGCGTGCGAGGTGCCGGCACCGCCGTGGTGCACGGCGAGCGCCGCGCCCGGCAGGATCCGGTCGAACGGCGCCGACCGCACCACCAGCACGTCGGGTCCGCGCGACTCCGCCGGCAGCGCGAGCCCGCCCCACCCGGTGAGGACCAGCACCCGCAGGCCGTGGGCGCGGGCGGCCGTGACGATCGCGCGCCCGCGGGCCGACGCGTCGCCCTTCGCCATGGAACCGAACGAGGCGACGACGTAGGGCCCGGCGCCGAGGAATCCGCCGACGACCGGGTCCAGGGATGCCGCCGACGCCTCCTCGTACCAGGCGCCCGTCTGGTGCACCCGCTCCGGCCAGTCGTCGGGACGCGACAGCAGCTGCGGGCTCACGGCCATGAGCGTCGCGCGCGACGGCGAACGGAAGTCCGGACGACGACGTCCCGGCAGCTCGGCCGCGGCGCGCGCGACGTCGCCGTCGAAGAGGCGCGCGATGGCGCGCGGCACCGCGTAGGTGGAGCGGTTGCGCGCACCGAGGTCGCGGGTGGCCGTGGGACCTCCGGCGGCGGGGAAGCGCGCGCTGGCGGTGGCCACCGGCGCGAACTCCACCACCACGCGCGGGACGCCGAGCGCGTCCGCCACCATCGGCGCGCTGAGGATCAGGGGGTGGTGGACCACCACGTCGGGCTCGAAGGCGACCGTCTCGCGGACCGCCG from Clavibacter michiganensis subsp. insidiosus harbors:
- a CDS encoding glycosyltransferase, translating into MRLMLLTAGTRGDVEPFAALARHAASRGHEVRLALPDDAVAPEGVHCVRLDLDAQRVLSPSGRTPWALAHHLRTEVRPAMRRMIVAAVRETVAFEPDVVVHHPLILSAPMVADALGVPRVVVEFAPVATASARFPAAGGPTATRDLGARNRSTYAVPRAIARLFDGDVARAAAELPGRRRPDFRSPSRATLMAVSPQLLSRPDDWPERVHQTGAWYEEASAASLDPVVGGFLGAGPYVVASFGSMAKGDASARGRAIVTAARAHGLRVLVLTGWGGLALPAESRGPDVLVVRSAPFDRILPGAALAVHHGGAGTSHAVARAGVPAVVVPFMADQPFWAAHLHRQGVAAAPIPLRRLSVDALVSAMGDALSRRERAAEAGGLMRRDGGVRQAVDVLESL